In Streptomyces sp. NBC_01439, the following are encoded in one genomic region:
- a CDS encoding SpoIIE family protein phosphatase, translating to MRNVPGRDQQADQRALREALVRACADAGASIGMLYLPDPDPTRRVLHLTLVSGLSREFAGPWSRVALDDPIPVADAVREGRLVWLGGQEDTARRYPRLGLVLPYDFALAATPLTGEAAGRAAEPTGAGLVFLWPGSHGPDLDERELKALESARGLLARILLRAAGDGLPLRPPPRPIVLRPLPSPTPGPAEAAATMAFVRRLPGGNCALDLNGTITFITQEAADLLGAPVSGLLGALPWEALPWMDAPAIENHYRATAMSRLPRSFTAGRPTGQQLCFDLYPDNTGISVRITPVGYRAGSPVPLPPADPEQAAPSRATALYPLMMLAVTLTEAAHAQDVVEKAADQIVPSLGAHALALLAEQDGRVRIVGHRGYSADHLAELDGTPVSADTAITHILHTSTPLFFGDVGELLAAHPDAVVEEGMAAWAFLPLIASNRPIGSLVLAYAHPRVFAPGERAVLTSIAGLIAQALDRARLYDATHQLARSLQTGLLPHTLPRVPRLDVAARYLPAAHGLDIGGDFYDLIRIDDTTVAAAIGDVQGHNVNAAALMGQVRTAVHAGAGAPPEEVLARTNRLLTDLEPGLFTSCLYAHIDLVGHTVRLASAGHPPPLLRHPGGTTEMLEPPAGLLLGIEPGASYTAVEIPFSPGTLLALYTDGLVEAPGRDIEDAIGAVAGLIADAPEHHPLDDLADELIEHAHRDGPRPDDIALLLLRTEGRVPSTGAHRT from the coding sequence GGCATGCTCTACCTGCCCGACCCCGACCCCACCCGGCGCGTACTGCACCTGACATTGGTCTCCGGACTTTCCCGCGAGTTCGCGGGCCCGTGGTCGCGGGTCGCCCTGGACGATCCCATTCCGGTGGCCGACGCGGTCCGTGAAGGCCGGCTCGTCTGGCTCGGCGGCCAGGAGGACACGGCCCGCCGCTATCCGCGCCTCGGTCTCGTCCTCCCGTACGACTTCGCGCTCGCCGCCACCCCTCTGACCGGGGAAGCCGCCGGGCGGGCCGCCGAGCCCACCGGGGCCGGCCTGGTGTTCCTGTGGCCGGGCTCGCACGGGCCCGACCTCGACGAGCGGGAACTCAAGGCCCTGGAATCGGCCCGAGGCCTGCTGGCGCGCATCCTGCTGCGAGCCGCCGGCGACGGCCTGCCACTGCGGCCGCCACCGCGTCCGATCGTCCTGCGACCGCTCCCCTCACCCACGCCGGGCCCGGCCGAGGCGGCGGCCACCATGGCCTTCGTCCGGCGCCTCCCCGGGGGCAACTGCGCGCTCGACCTGAACGGCACCATCACCTTCATCACCCAGGAGGCGGCCGACCTGCTCGGCGCGCCCGTTTCCGGGCTGCTCGGGGCCCTGCCCTGGGAGGCCCTTCCCTGGATGGACGCCCCCGCCATCGAGAACCACTACCGGGCCACCGCGATGAGCCGGCTGCCCCGGAGCTTCACCGCCGGACGCCCCACCGGACAGCAGCTGTGCTTCGACCTCTACCCGGACAACACGGGCATCAGCGTCCGCATCACCCCGGTCGGCTACCGGGCCGGCTCACCGGTCCCCCTGCCGCCCGCGGACCCCGAGCAGGCTGCACCGAGCCGGGCCACCGCGCTCTACCCGCTCATGATGCTGGCCGTCACCCTCACCGAGGCCGCGCACGCGCAGGACGTCGTGGAGAAGGCCGCGGACCAGATCGTTCCCTCCCTGGGAGCCCACGCCCTGGCCCTGCTGGCCGAACAGGACGGGCGGGTGCGGATCGTCGGCCACCGCGGGTACTCCGCCGATCACCTGGCGGAGCTCGATGGCACCCCCGTCTCGGCCGACACCGCCATCACCCACATCCTGCACACCTCCACCCCGCTGTTCTTCGGCGACGTGGGCGAGCTCCTGGCCGCCCACCCCGACGCGGTGGTCGAGGAGGGCATGGCCGCCTGGGCGTTCCTGCCCCTGATCGCCTCCAACCGCCCCATCGGCTCCCTCGTCCTCGCCTATGCACACCCCCGCGTCTTCGCCCCCGGCGAGCGCGCCGTCCTGACCTCGATCGCCGGGCTCATCGCGCAGGCCCTGGACCGCGCCCGCCTCTACGACGCCACCCACCAGCTGGCCCGCAGCCTGCAGACCGGCCTCCTGCCCCACACCCTGCCCCGCGTCCCCCGTCTCGACGTGGCCGCCCGGTACCTGCCCGCCGCACACGGCCTCGACATCGGTGGCGACTTCTACGACCTCATCCGCATCGACGACACCACCGTCGCGGCTGCCATCGGCGACGTACAGGGCCACAACGTGAATGCCGCCGCCCTCATGGGCCAGGTCCGCACCGCCGTCCACGCGGGCGCCGGCGCGCCACCGGAGGAGGTCCTCGCCCGCACCAACCGGCTCCTGACCGACCTCGAACCCGGACTGTTCACCAGCTGCCTGTACGCCCACATCGACCTCGTCGGCCATACCGTCCGCCTGGCCTCCGCCGGCCACCCGCCACCCCTGCTGCGCCACCCCGGCGGGACGACCGAGATGCTGGAGCCGCCGGCCGGCCTCCTCCTGGGCATCGAGCCCGGGGCCTCGTACACGGCCGTCGAGATCCCCTTCAGCCCCGGAACCCTCCTCGCCCTCTACACCGACGGGCTCGTCGAGGCCCCCGGCCGGGACATCGAGGACGCCATCGGCGCGGTCGCGGGCCTGATCGCAGACGCACCCGAGCACCACCCGCTCGATGACCTGGCGGACGAACTCATCGAGCACGCCCACCGCGACGGCCCCCGCCCCGACGACATCGCCCTCCTACTGCTGCGCACCGAGGGCCGGGTCCCCTCCACGGGCGCGCACCGCACCTGA
- a CDS encoding NADP-dependent oxidoreductase produces the protein MTVSREVHLASRPTGTPKPEDFELVAVPLPELGEDQILVRNTWMSVDPYMRGRMDDVPSYMPPFALGAALEGSAIGEVVASRAASVPVGATVSHFLGWREYAVLDAGAATVVDTSIAPPTAYLGALGATGLTAYTALTRTAPVKEGDVVLVSAAAGAVGSIAGQLARQLGASRVIGSAGGPDKTKKLLDVFGYDAALDHRRGDLPGQLAEAAPEGIDVYLDAVGGDHLQAAIGAIRPGGRIAMVGAISSYNALRPAPGPDNLFRAAAHEVTLRGMLVSHHFHLFPEWIGKAAGWLADGTLRTEETVADGIERAADALLGVLAGANTGKMLVRLGTDR, from the coding sequence ATGACCGTTTCCCGTGAGGTCCACCTCGCCTCCCGCCCCACCGGTACCCCGAAGCCCGAGGACTTCGAGCTCGTTGCCGTCCCGCTGCCGGAGCTCGGCGAGGACCAGATCCTGGTGCGCAACACATGGATGTCGGTGGACCCGTACATGCGGGGCCGGATGGACGACGTTCCCTCCTACATGCCGCCGTTCGCCCTCGGCGCCGCCCTCGAAGGCAGCGCGATCGGCGAGGTGGTCGCCTCCCGTGCCGCGTCCGTTCCGGTCGGGGCGACCGTCTCGCACTTCCTCGGCTGGCGGGAGTACGCGGTCTTGGACGCCGGTGCCGCCACCGTCGTCGACACCTCGATCGCCCCGCCGACCGCCTACCTCGGGGCGCTCGGCGCCACGGGCCTGACCGCGTACACCGCGCTGACCCGGACCGCGCCGGTCAAGGAGGGCGATGTCGTCCTCGTCTCCGCAGCGGCCGGGGCGGTGGGCAGCATCGCCGGGCAGCTGGCACGCCAGTTGGGCGCGTCCCGGGTCATCGGCTCGGCCGGCGGTCCGGACAAGACCAAGAAGCTGCTGGACGTGTTCGGCTACGACGCGGCTCTCGACCACCGCCGGGGGGATCTCCCCGGCCAGCTCGCGGAGGCCGCCCCCGAGGGCATCGACGTCTACCTGGACGCCGTCGGCGGCGACCACCTCCAGGCCGCCATCGGCGCGATCCGTCCCGGTGGGCGGATCGCCATGGTCGGTGCGATCAGCAGCTACAACGCCCTGCGGCCGGCGCCGGGTCCCGACAACCTCTTCCGGGCCGCAGCCCACGAAGTGACCCTGCGGGGAATGCTGGTCTCCCACCACTTCCACCTGTTCCCCGAGTGGATCGGCAAGGCGGCCGGCTGGCTGGCCGACGGGACCCTGCGTACGGAGGAGACCGTCGCCGACGGGATCGAGCGGGCGGCCGACGCCTTGCTCGGGGTACTGGCCGGTGCCAACACCGGCAAGATGCTGGTCCGCCTGGGCACGGACCGTTGA
- a CDS encoding BTAD domain-containing putative transcriptional regulator has translation MRFEVLGPLTVRTDEGIPVPVPEAKVRALLGALLVRYGRPVPADRLIDELWGEDLPGNPGNTLQTKVSQLRRILARAEEGGRTLVGFGPAGYALRVADEAVDAGRFAELTALARKEAGARARTALLSEALGLWRGPAYADFPDAAFARTEAVRLEERRITAQEDLAEARLELGEHVVLADELGALIAEHPLRQRLYAARMRALYGAGRQNEALAAYRELTARFVEELGIDPGPELGALYGAILRQDPELTAGPVPVPEPATATEPEPEPEPESMPVPAVGEARPFPPGTNLPTPVSSLVGREEAVARVCAAVGAGRLVTLTGPGGVGKTRLALAAAARLADAGPGPCPDGVRFVELAGARGDVASVIAAALGVREDADGGAGPGSGGGAAARDRLAAALGTRRLLLVLDNCEHVVASVAALTGQLLQRAPGLRVLATSQEPLALAGETLEAVAPLDGAEAMELFAARAAAGTPGFTLGPHNTEAVALVCRRLDGLPLALELAATRVRALGVHALAERLHDRFRLLNQVRRDAPARQRTLRAMIDWSWDLLAPAEQAVLRRLAVFSGGFTLESAEAVCATGDTAAEDVLDLVTRLVDCSLVVAPYGGGGDAEPPRYRMLESVTAYGLERIEEAGEAAAARLRHAEHFADFAERAAPRLHGPEQRAWLRRLDSEGLNLRAALDGAVAAGAAGAALRLVNASAWYWCLRGRIGEARTALGSALACASAASAESEQAGPAVTGARARLAAFAVFAGDDSLLGGDFDGADPRGRWLLEFARLGFANGPAADAAADACVAVTAADDGVLEGLPAVFRDLGDRWGEAAALSGLATRALYRGDLVELRRNAEAGAGLFAELGDQWGRLQSSEQLGVLAEISGDYAQAARLHEDGVRSARELELFTQVSFRLAQQGRIALLTGDTARAADLHEQARRLADEQSHRPAQQFAEIGLALGARRDGDLDAAEARLLPWLDWSRRLGVDISVALILAQLGYVAELRGDAPLARTLHRDGLAAARRSGDPRALALAFEGLAGAGSVADVSGDRAAGAVELLGTAAALRESLGTPLPPAERHDVDRATARLRARLGEEAFATAFARGRALSPQEQAAALLECAGP, from the coding sequence ATGCGTTTCGAGGTGCTGGGACCCCTGACCGTGCGAACCGACGAGGGGATCCCCGTCCCCGTGCCCGAGGCGAAGGTCCGGGCGCTGCTGGGCGCCTTGCTCGTGCGCTACGGGCGGCCCGTGCCCGCGGACCGGCTGATCGACGAACTGTGGGGCGAGGACCTGCCGGGCAACCCGGGGAACACCCTGCAGACCAAGGTCTCCCAGCTGCGGCGCATCCTGGCACGGGCCGAGGAGGGCGGCAGAACCCTGGTCGGGTTCGGTCCGGCGGGCTATGCGCTGCGGGTGGCCGACGAAGCGGTGGACGCCGGCCGGTTCGCCGAACTGACCGCGCTCGCCCGCAAGGAGGCCGGAGCGCGGGCGCGGACCGCGCTGCTGTCGGAGGCACTCGGGCTGTGGCGGGGTCCCGCATACGCGGACTTCCCGGACGCCGCCTTCGCGCGGACGGAGGCAGTCCGGCTGGAGGAGCGGCGGATCACCGCGCAGGAGGACCTCGCCGAGGCACGGTTGGAGTTGGGCGAACACGTCGTACTGGCCGATGAACTGGGCGCCCTGATCGCGGAGCATCCGCTCCGGCAGAGGCTGTACGCGGCCCGGATGCGGGCGCTCTACGGCGCGGGGCGGCAGAACGAGGCGCTCGCGGCCTACCGGGAGCTGACGGCACGGTTCGTGGAGGAGCTGGGCATTGACCCGGGCCCCGAACTCGGCGCGCTGTACGGGGCGATCCTGCGACAGGATCCGGAACTGACGGCCGGGCCGGTGCCGGTGCCGGAACCAGCGACGGCAACGGAGCCGGAGCCGGAGCCGGAGCCGGAGTCGATGCCGGTGCCCGCCGTGGGGGAGGCGCGGCCGTTCCCGCCCGGGACGAACCTCCCCACCCCGGTCAGCTCGCTCGTCGGGCGCGAGGAAGCCGTCGCCCGGGTGTGCGCGGCGGTCGGGGCCGGCCGCCTGGTGACGCTCACCGGGCCCGGTGGCGTCGGCAAGACCCGCCTCGCGCTCGCCGCCGCGGCCCGCCTCGCCGATGCCGGGCCCGGCCCGTGCCCCGACGGAGTCCGTTTCGTCGAACTCGCGGGCGCGCGGGGCGACGTGGCCTCGGTGATCGCGGCCGCCCTCGGGGTGCGCGAGGACGCCGACGGCGGCGCCGGCCCCGGTTCGGGGGGCGGGGCCGCAGCCCGGGACCGGTTGGCCGCGGCGCTCGGAACGCGACGGCTGCTCCTCGTACTCGACAACTGCGAACACGTCGTCGCATCCGTGGCCGCTCTGACCGGGCAGCTCTTGCAGCGGGCCCCCGGGCTGCGCGTCCTTGCCACCAGTCAGGAGCCGCTCGCCCTCGCCGGCGAGACACTGGAGGCGGTGGCCCCGCTCGACGGGGCCGAGGCGATGGAGCTCTTCGCCGCCCGCGCCGCTGCCGGCACACCCGGCTTCACCCTGGGCCCGCACAACACCGAGGCCGTGGCCCTGGTGTGCCGCCGCCTCGACGGACTCCCGCTCGCCCTGGAACTCGCCGCCACCCGGGTCAGGGCGCTCGGCGTGCACGCGCTCGCCGAGCGGCTGCACGACCGGTTCCGGCTGCTCAACCAGGTGCGGCGGGACGCGCCGGCCCGGCAGCGCACCCTGCGGGCGATGATCGACTGGAGCTGGGACCTGCTGGCCCCGGCCGAGCAGGCGGTGTTGCGCCGACTGGCCGTGTTCTCGGGCGGGTTCACCCTGGAGTCGGCGGAGGCGGTGTGCGCCACCGGGGACACGGCTGCCGAAGACGTGCTGGACCTGGTTACACGCCTGGTGGATTGTTCACTGGTCGTCGCTCCCTACGGTGGTGGTGGCGATGCGGAGCCGCCGCGCTACCGGATGCTGGAGTCGGTGACCGCGTACGGCCTGGAACGGATCGAGGAGGCGGGCGAGGCCGCGGCCGCACGGCTACGGCACGCCGAGCACTTCGCCGACTTCGCCGAGCGGGCCGCGCCCCGTCTGCACGGTCCCGAACAGCGTGCTTGGCTGCGCCGTTTGGACTCCGAGGGCCTCAACCTGCGTGCCGCGCTGGACGGGGCGGTCGCGGCGGGAGCGGCCGGTGCCGCACTGCGGCTGGTCAATGCGTCGGCCTGGTACTGGTGCCTGCGCGGCCGGATCGGCGAGGCGCGTACGGCGTTGGGGTCCGCACTTGCGTGCGCGTCCGCCGCGTCCGCCGAGTCCGAACAGGCCGGACCGGCCGTCACCGGTGCGCGGGCCCGGCTGGCCGCCTTCGCCGTGTTCGCCGGGGACGACAGCCTGCTCGGTGGCGACTTCGACGGCGCCGACCCGCGGGGCAGGTGGCTGCTGGAGTTCGCCCGCCTCGGCTTCGCGAACGGGCCCGCTGCCGATGCCGCTGCCGATGCGTGCGTTGCCGTCACCGCCGCGGACGACGGTGTCCTCGAAGGACTGCCGGCGGTGTTCCGGGACCTCGGCGACCGCTGGGGCGAGGCGGCCGCGCTCAGCGGCCTCGCCACCCGGGCCCTGTACCGCGGCGACCTCGTAGAGCTGCGCCGCAACGCCGAGGCCGGGGCGGGGCTGTTCGCGGAACTCGGCGACCAGTGGGGCCGGCTGCAGTCCTCGGAACAGTTGGGCGTCCTCGCCGAGATCAGCGGCGACTACGCGCAGGCCGCCCGGCTCCACGAGGACGGCGTACGGAGCGCGCGGGAACTGGAGCTCTTCACCCAGGTCTCCTTCCGCCTGGCCCAGCAAGGCCGCATCGCCTTGTTGACGGGGGACACCGCGCGGGCCGCGGACCTCCACGAGCAGGCCCGGCGGCTGGCCGACGAGCAGTCGCACCGGCCGGCCCAGCAGTTCGCGGAGATCGGCCTGGCCCTCGGTGCCCGCCGGGACGGCGACCTGGACGCCGCCGAGGCCCGGCTGCTGCCGTGGCTCGACTGGAGCCGCAGGCTCGGCGTGGACATCAGCGTCGCACTGATCCTGGCGCAGCTGGGGTACGTGGCCGAATTGCGCGGTGACGCCCCGCTCGCGCGAACCCTGCACCGGGACGGCCTCGCAGCGGCCCGCCGGTCGGGTGATCCGCGCGCCCTCGCCCTGGCGTTCGAAGGGCTGGCGGGCGCCGGGTCGGTGGCCGACGTCTCGGGTGACCGGGCCGCCGGGGCGGTGGAGCTCCTCGGTACGGCCGCCGCACTGCGGGAGTCCCTCGGTACCCCGCTGCCGCCGGCGGAACGGCACGACGTGGACCGGGCGACGGCCCGACTTCGCGCGCGGCTGGGCGAGGAGGCCTTCGCCACCGCGTTCGCGCGCGGCCGCGCCCTGTCGCCGCAGGAGCAGGCCGCCGCCCTGCTCGAGTGCGCCGGGCCGTGA
- a CDS encoding DUF4262 domain-containing protein, which yields MHRDPFECRCVLCHDYGDRAEADQIHGRIVGDVRRHGWHVVMVPEDEIGPGFAYTIGLAHTYGAPELCTFGRDVHEMHRVLNALGDLAATPAVPADGQEHGGVWDGGPVRLRSVDMRWFRTFFGRAIGFYRRPPLPFLQVTWPDAEGRFHWHEQAGEDHRESQPRLWLRPDDHPAGVWTAEL from the coding sequence ATGCACCGTGATCCTTTCGAATGCCGCTGCGTCCTCTGCCACGACTACGGCGACCGCGCCGAGGCGGACCAGATACACGGTCGCATCGTCGGCGACGTGCGACGGCACGGCTGGCACGTGGTCATGGTCCCCGAGGACGAGATCGGGCCCGGGTTCGCCTACACGATCGGCCTCGCCCACACGTACGGCGCCCCCGAACTGTGCACGTTCGGACGTGATGTCCACGAGATGCACCGCGTGCTCAACGCGCTCGGCGATCTGGCCGCCACCCCCGCCGTACCGGCGGACGGGCAGGAGCACGGGGGCGTGTGGGACGGTGGGCCGGTACGACTCCGGAGCGTCGACATGCGCTGGTTCCGGACCTTCTTCGGCCGGGCCATCGGGTTCTACCGGCGGCCCCCGCTCCCCTTCCTCCAGGTCACGTGGCCCGATGCGGAGGGGCGCTTCCACTGGCATGAGCAGGCCGGCGAGGACCACCGGGAGTCTCAGCCCCGGCTGTGGCTGCGGCCCGACGACCACCCCGCGGGAGTCTGGACCGCCGAACTCTGA
- a CDS encoding contact-dependent growth inhibition system immunity protein, giving the protein MTRLLHLDRTLDELDGPPWPPPPSPTTNLVTKVYALRRKRLGDLTPADLRALITQEVGLPYVLPLAVRLLLNDPLLDAYFYPGDLLLAAFGRPEPAWALFPDLREQLVAVVADLPEEELARLRAYGLAGQWG; this is encoded by the coding sequence ATGACCCGTCTCCTCCACCTGGACCGCACCCTCGACGAGCTCGACGGACCTCCATGGCCCCCGCCCCCCTCGCCCACCACCAACCTGGTCACCAAGGTGTACGCCCTGCGCCGCAAACGCCTCGGTGACCTGACCCCGGCCGACCTGCGCGCGCTGATCACCCAAGAGGTGGGCCTGCCTTACGTATTGCCCCTCGCGGTGCGCCTGCTCCTCAACGACCCTTTGCTGGACGCGTACTTCTATCCGGGAGACCTGCTGCTCGCCGCCTTCGGCCGACCCGAACCGGCCTGGGCGCTCTTCCCGGACCTGCGGGAGCAGCTGGTGGCCGTCGTCGCGGATCTGCCGGAGGAGGAACTGGCTCGGCTCAGGGCCTACGGGCTGGCCGGGCAGTGGGGCTGA
- a CDS encoding DUF1648 domain-containing protein, translated as MSGSKDRGERGPGGLAGPGSGPVWGMAAWAAGILALLVGLPLAARRGFEDLLATHWNASGEPDGAHRLWAVVLVPVAIWIVVVTSAVFWRAARRWRGTVLVSCGVLLAGEQVSIVRANLSHADWHDADPVTGGAVVTVVVAGAAGLVGVLVNGRRASTASRGQGPRMVIPAGERRVWLASTENPWLYLLSAVTGVGALATLLIGLGDPSEPRWLLMTPFLFASISLLAFSSVRVRVTERGMDVAFGPLGWPVRRWKAADIEWARAENRSPAQVGGWGYRLSGLGTTVMLRSGACLVIRAKGKDFAVSVDDAERGAALLNSLAGAHVEQP; from the coding sequence GTGAGCGGCAGCAAGGACCGTGGAGAGCGTGGGCCGGGCGGCTTAGCGGGGCCTGGGAGCGGGCCCGTATGGGGGATGGCGGCCTGGGCGGCCGGGATCCTCGCACTGCTCGTGGGGCTGCCGCTGGCGGCACGCAGGGGGTTCGAGGACCTGCTGGCGACGCACTGGAACGCTTCCGGGGAGCCGGATGGTGCGCATCGGCTCTGGGCGGTCGTGCTGGTGCCGGTCGCGATCTGGATCGTGGTCGTCACGAGTGCGGTGTTCTGGCGGGCGGCCCGCCGCTGGCGCGGGACGGTTCTGGTGTCGTGCGGGGTGCTGCTGGCCGGTGAGCAGGTCTCGATCGTGCGGGCGAACCTCTCCCACGCGGACTGGCACGACGCGGACCCGGTCACCGGCGGTGCCGTGGTCACGGTCGTCGTGGCGGGCGCGGCCGGGCTGGTGGGAGTACTGGTGAACGGTCGCCGCGCGTCCACCGCCTCCCGGGGGCAGGGCCCCCGGATGGTCATCCCAGCAGGTGAGCGCCGCGTATGGCTCGCCTCCACGGAGAACCCGTGGCTGTACCTGCTCTCGGCCGTCACCGGGGTCGGCGCACTGGCCACCCTGCTCATCGGGCTCGGCGATCCGTCGGAGCCGAGGTGGCTGCTGATGACGCCGTTCCTGTTCGCCTCGATATCACTGCTGGCCTTCTCCTCGGTACGCGTACGGGTCACGGAGCGCGGTATGGACGTGGCCTTCGGGCCCCTCGGGTGGCCGGTGCGGCGCTGGAAGGCGGCGGACATCGAGTGGGCGCGGGCCGAGAACCGGTCACCGGCCCAGGTCGGCGGCTGGGGCTACCGGCTCAGCGGGCTGGGCACGACGGTGATGCTGCGGAGCGGTGCGTGCCTGGTGATCCGGGCCAAGGGCAAGGACTTCGCGGTCAGCGTGGACGACGCCGAGCGGGGCGCGGCCCTGCTGAACTCCCTGGCAGGGGCGCACGTCGAGCAGCCCTGA
- a CDS encoding GntR family transcriptional regulator, which produces MLLRLNIADDRPLHEQVAGAVRRAIAEGECGPGDRLPSARELSLALGVNANTVLRGLRALRDEGLLEFRRGRGVTVARGADGRSALLERVRELVADGARLGYGRADLIEMIKEAQ; this is translated from the coding sequence ATGTTGCTGAGGCTGAACATCGCGGACGACCGTCCCCTGCACGAGCAGGTGGCCGGGGCCGTTCGGCGTGCGATCGCCGAGGGGGAATGCGGGCCAGGTGACCGGTTGCCGTCGGCGCGGGAGTTGTCACTGGCGCTGGGCGTCAACGCCAACACCGTGCTGCGGGGGCTGCGCGCGCTGCGTGACGAGGGGCTGCTGGAGTTCCGGCGCGGCCGCGGGGTGACCGTGGCCCGTGGGGCGGACGGGCGGTCGGCGTTGCTGGAGCGGGTGCGGGAACTGGTGGCCGACGGGGCGCGCCTGGGATACGGCAGGGCCGATCTCATAGAGATGATCAAGGAGGCGCAGTGA
- a CDS encoding VOC family protein, with product MSTSSHEIFGSPCWVSLLARDLESTQRFYAGVLGWDFRPTHLGGGIMVAFRDGAPVAGIGALAGRAGAPVLWTPYFAVEDADVTAARILERGATMAVGPVAFGTGRIALAADPAGAVFGFWQGEVVPDWSVGRGSAPAWLELRTRDAFAAAIFYGEVLDWAGSRPGCCAVSYEHAHVVLRHGHDTVARISGGALEEAPDPEVRPRWHVHFRVPDLETVVEAALRLGGRTASPVQTSHVSRSIVLADPEGALFTVVTPQDGPA from the coding sequence GTGTCGACTTCGAGCCACGAGATCTTCGGTTCCCCGTGCTGGGTCAGCCTGCTGGCCCGGGATCTCGAATCCACACAGCGGTTCTACGCCGGGGTGCTCGGCTGGGACTTCCGCCCCACCCACCTCGGCGGTGGCATCATGGTCGCCTTCCGCGACGGAGCACCCGTGGCGGGCATCGGCGCACTCGCCGGGCGCGCCGGCGCGCCGGTGCTGTGGACGCCGTACTTCGCCGTCGAGGACGCCGACGTGACCGCCGCCCGGATCCTCGAACGCGGCGCCACCATGGCGGTCGGCCCCGTGGCCTTCGGCACCGGCCGCATCGCCCTGGCGGCGGATCCCGCCGGGGCCGTTTTCGGCTTCTGGCAGGGCGAGGTCGTACCCGACTGGTCGGTCGGCCGTGGAAGTGCACCCGCCTGGCTGGAACTGCGGACGCGGGACGCTTTCGCGGCCGCCATCTTCTACGGGGAGGTCCTCGACTGGGCCGGTTCGCGTCCCGGCTGCTGCGCGGTCTCCTACGAGCACGCCCACGTCGTACTGCGCCACGGCCACGACACCGTGGCCCGCATCAGCGGCGGCGCACTCGAAGAGGCACCGGACCCCGAGGTCCGTCCCCGATGGCACGTCCACTTCCGCGTGCCCGACCTGGAGACGGTGGTCGAGGCCGCGCTCCGGCTGGGCGGCAGAACCGCATCCCCCGTACAGACGTCCCACGTGAGCCGGTCGATCGTCCTCGCCGATCCCGAGGGGGCGCTCTTCACCGTGGTGACACCGCAGGACGGCCCGGCCTGA
- a CDS encoding PRC-barrel domain-containing protein, which yields MTEHVWSFRPPSAHLTWADLTGYTVEATDGHIGKVDKHSYDVGDAYLVVDTGVWIFGKEVLLPASTVSRIDLEEEKVYVNADKDRIKNAPEFHREKHLRDRGYREEVGSYYGITWLPGEGPVGSHRG from the coding sequence GTGACTGAGCATGTGTGGAGCTTCCGGCCGCCATCGGCTCACCTGACCTGGGCCGATCTCACCGGATACACGGTCGAGGCGACCGACGGTCACATCGGGAAGGTCGACAAGCACTCCTACGACGTGGGTGATGCCTACCTGGTCGTCGACACCGGGGTGTGGATCTTCGGCAAGGAGGTGCTCCTCCCGGCGAGCACCGTGTCCCGGATCGACCTGGAGGAGGAGAAGGTCTACGTGAACGCCGACAAGGACCGGATCAAGAACGCCCCCGAGTTCCACCGGGAGAAGCACCTCCGGGACCGCGGCTACCGGGAGGAAGTCGGTAGCTACTACGGCATCACGTGGCTGCCGGGCGAAGGCCCGGTCGGCAGCCACCGCGGATGA
- a CDS encoding DUF6131 family protein — protein MILVGLILLLVGFFTGISILWTIGIILLVVGAVLWILGSVGHAVGGRRHYY, from the coding sequence ATGATTCTTGTCGGGCTTATCCTACTGCTCGTCGGATTTTTCACCGGGATCTCCATTCTGTGGACCATCGGCATCATCCTGCTGGTGGTCGGTGCGGTGCTGTGGATCCTCGGCTCGGTCGGGCACGCCGTCGGCGGCCGACGCCACTACTACTGA
- a CDS encoding CsbD family protein produces the protein MSDKEKSRSKVEQAKGKLKETAGRAVGNERLTAEGRAEKAKGDARQAKEKMKDVFKR, from the coding sequence GTGTCGGACAAGGAGAAGAGCCGCTCCAAGGTTGAACAGGCCAAGGGAAAGCTCAAGGAGACAGCAGGACGCGCGGTGGGTAACGAACGCCTGACCGCGGAGGGCCGGGCCGAAAAGGCCAAGGGCGATGCCCGTCAGGCCAAGGAGAAGATGAAGGATGTCTTCAAGCGCTGA